In Asterias rubens chromosome 10, eAstRub1.3, whole genome shotgun sequence, the following proteins share a genomic window:
- the LOC117295274 gene encoding uncharacterized protein LOC117295274 has protein sequence MLKVKFPGMAVASKGKETYRKYSPDNLDKALAAVTGEGFSIKKASRIYAVPYSTLYDRANGRIKKLQCTKSGPDPLLSVEEEQTLVTYIELMASFGYEYSRTEVTSLATDLAVRHGLKKKSDKPLSLQWFYSFMKRWPELKVKKPKSLEIMRTKATSLETVNKYFDELEHILEKHNLVDRPQAIYIVDEKSITEYHKPPSCIVLPSHQATPPEDTMDESTTTTVIGCGNAVGMAVPPFFIFKGPRMRKEFLKGCTTGTAGAASDSGKSSSDTFKRYLDHFSKYRVPATPENPILVLYDEHKCNVSLSLIQWAREERNIILFVLPAYTSHILQPMDVGCFGPFENILNDLRKKAPPGVAKHSPLCALACKAYTSAFTPSNLHESFRRSGIYPVDRCSVEQSSFRTPTKGTSSTSVMPEPTAVTAEDAADMHQLFQEG, from the exons ATGCTGAAAGTAAAGTTTCCTGGC atGGCGGTGGCCAGTAAAGGGAAGGAAACTTACCGAAAGTATTCACCAGATAATTTGGACAAAGCGTTAGCGGCTGTAACTGGTGAGGGTTTCTCTATCAAAAAAGCTTCAAGAATTTATGCTGTTCCATATTCTACTCTGTATGATAGAGCCAATGGAAGAATAAAAAAGTTGCAATGCACTAAGTCGGGACCCGATCCCCTGTTGAGCGTGGAAGAGGAACAGACACTAGTAACATACATTGAGTTAATGGCTTCCTTTGGCTATGAGTACAGCCGTACTGAAGTAACATCACTTGCTACTGACTTGGCTGTCCGCCATGGACTGAAAAAGAAGTCCGATAAGCCCCTCTCACTGCAGTGGTTTTATAGCTTCATGAAACGCTGGCCAGAGCTCAAGGTAAAGAAACCTAAATCTCTCGAGATAATGCGAACTAAAGCCACCTCTCTTGAGACGGTCAATAAATACTTTGACGAACTGGAGCATATTCTAGAGAAACATAACCTAGTAGATCGACCACAGGCCATCTACATTGTTGATGAGAAGAGCATCACTGAGTACCATAAACCTCCATCATGTATTGTACTACCCTCACATCAAGCAACGCCTCCAGAAGATACCATGGATGAATCAACCACTACAACAGTAATTGGATGTGGGAATGCTGTTGGCATGGCCGTACCCCCATTTTTCATATTCAAGGGACCCCGTATGCGAAAGGAATTCTTGAAAGGTTGTACTACCGGTACTGCAGGGGCGGCCAGCGACTCCGGCAAGTCTAGCTCAGACACTTTTAAGAGATACCTTGACCACTTCAGCAAATACCGCGTTCCTGCAACACCAGAAAACCCTATCTTGGTATTGTATGACGAACATAAGTGTAATGTTTCGCTATCGCTAATTCAATGGGCACGGGAGGAGAGAAACATCATCCTTTTTGTACTTCCGGCATACACTTCGCATATTCTTCAGCCCATGGACGTTGGATGTTTTGGACCGTTTGAAAACATCCTTAATGATTTGCGGAAAAAAGCACCACCTGGTGTTGCCAAACACTCCCCGTTGTGTGCGTTAGCTTGCAAGGCATATACATCTGCATTCACGCCAAGTAACTTGCACGAATCCTTCAGACGGAGTGGCATCTACCCAGTTGACCGATGTTCTGTGGAACAATCCAGCTTCCGCACTCCAACCAAAGGTACTTCTTCCACGTCGGTCATGCCAGAACCGACAGCTGTGACAGCTGAAGATGCCGCTGACATGCACCAACTTTTTCAAGAAGGCTGA
- the LOC117296143 gene encoding putative glucose-6-phosphate 1-epimerase, producing MSADRVVLERSTDTSLTVHLFGATVVSWKCNGSEILFVSKNSLFNNKKAIRGGIPVCFPQFGPWDLGPQHGFARITTWTMEQEPKTLSGGDVCAVFTLNDNEETRKMWNHGFKVTYTLTLKETEFVSDFVVNNTGEDPFSFTALLHTYLSVSDVTKTTVSGLKGLKYVDKVRDGQTFTEDRELVSLSENYDRVYMDTPSGHIVHNVTTGKTVIIKKTNLPDTVVWNPWEEKAKAMGDFGDDEYPKMLCVEAGHVSSPVTLDPGASFIAGQVIVAK from the exons ATGTCGGCTGACCGTGTGGTACTAGAGAGGAGCACAGATACAAGCTTGACAGTTCATTTGTTTG GTGCGACTGTGGTTTCATGGAAATGTAACGGATCTGAAATTTTATTTGTTag cAAGAACTCTTTATTCAACAACAAGAAAGCCATCCGAGGAGGCATACCTGTGTGTTTCC CTCAATTTGGACCATGGGACCTTGGACCTCAACACGGCTTTGCAAGAATTACAACATGGACCATGGAACAAGAACCAAAA ACATTGAGTGGTGGTGATGTGTGTGCTGTGTTTACACTCAATGACAATGAGGAAACAAGAAAGATGTGGAACCATGG GTTCAAGGTGACTTACACCCTAACACTGAAGGAAACAGAGTTTGTCAGTGATTTTGTTGTGAACAACACAG GTGAAGACCCATTTAGTTTCACAGCCTTGTTACATACCTATCTCAGTGTTAGTGATGTCACAAAGACAACTGTCAGTGGTCTGAAGGGACTCAAGTATGTTGATAAG GTGAGGGATGGACAGACTTTCACTGAAGATAGAGAGTTGGTCAGCTTGTCAGAGAATTACGATAG GGTGTACATGGACACTCCATCAGGTCACATTGTCCACAATGTCACTACGGGTAAAACTGTCATCATAAAGAAAACCAATTTGCCAGACACTG TTGTTTGGAACCCATGGGAGGAGAAAGCCAAGGCAATGGGGGACTTTGGGGACGATGAATACCCCAAGATGCTGTGTGTTGAAGCCGGTCATGTGTCATCCCCTGTGACCCTTGACCCCGGAGCATCATTCATCGCGGGTCAAGTCATCGTTGCAAAATGA
- the LOC117295838 gene encoding BTB/POZ domain-containing protein 1-like encodes MAGAGAHRNLSGQFNGQVNGQLNGSNHPLQQRQQQQQQQLQQQQQPQQPQQQQPQQQQLPQLPQQPLQQWASAAVVPSQPPVAPLPTVRPRAEAIQYNWQSSKTSVKERFAFMFNNEILSDVHFLVGKGMNTQRIPAHKFVLSVGSAVFDAMFNGGMATTSNEVELPDVEPAAFLALLRFLYSDEVQIGPESVMTTLYTAKKYAVPALESACVEFLKKNLSADNAFMLLTQARLFDEPQLANLCLETIDKNTTEGLTAEGFTDIDLDTLTVVLERDTLGIRESKLFSAISRWAEHEAIRQQYPATSENKRKVLGNALKLIRFPLMTVEEFASGPAQSGILTDREVVSLFLHFTVNPKPSTEFPSNPRCCLTGKEQTVNRFAQAESRWGYSGTSDRIRFQVNRRIFVVGFGLYGSIHGPADYAVNIQIIHGDTDVILGQNDTGFSCDGSESTFRVMFKEPIEVQPSISYIASATLKGPDSHYGTKGMRKVVHESVSNGKVVFQFTYASGNNNGTSVEDGQIPEVIFYT; translated from the exons ATGGCTGGTGCTGGTGCACATCGGAATCTTAGCGGGCAGTTTAATGGTCAGGTGAATGGTCAATTAAACGGAAGTAACCATCCCTTGCAACAGcgacagcaacaacagcagcaacaactgcagcagcagcagcaaccacAACAACCGCAGCAGCAGCAACCCCAACAACAGCAGCTGCCGCAACTGCCTCAGCAGCCCCTACAGCAGTGGGCATCCGCTGCAGTTGTCCCCTCTCAACCTCCAGTCGCTCCTCTACCTACAGTCAGGCCACGAGCAGAGGCCATCCAGTACAACTGGCAGTCAAGCAAGACGTCTGTGAAAGAACGCTTTGCATTCATGTTCAACAATGAGATACTCAGCGATGTTCATTTCCTTGTTGGTAAAGGGATGAATACTCAGCGGATCCCGGCCCACAAGTTTGTTTTGTCCGTTGGGAGTGCTGTCTTCGATGCCATGTTCAATGGAGGGATGGCAACCACATCAAACGAGGTAGAGCTCCCCGACGTTGAACCGGCGGCTTTTCTCGCATTGCTGCGATTCTTGTACTCGGATGAGGTACAAATAGGCCCGGAGAGCGTGATGACCACGCTGTACACCGCCAAGAAATACGCCGTTCCAGCGCTCGAATCGGCCTGTGTTgaattcttaaagaagaatctGAGCGCGGACAATGCCTTCATGCTCCTGACACAGGCGCGACTCTTTGACGAACCACAGCTTGCAAACCTCTGTCTGGAGACCATCGACAAGAACACCACAGAGGGCCTCACAGCCGAAGGCTTCACTGACATAGACCTTGATACACTGACCGTTGTCCTTGAGCGCGACACCCTCGGTATACGCGAGAGCAAATTGTTCAGCGCAATCTCGCGGTGGGCTGAGCACGAAGCCATCAGACAGCAGTACCCCGCCACCTCTGAGAACAAACGCAAAGTACTCGGGAACGCACTGAAGTTGATTCGGTTTCCCTTGATGACTGTGGAGGAGTTTGCGAGCGGTCCTGCCCAGTCAGGAATTCTTACAGATAGAGAAGTCGTCAGCTTGTTCCTTCATTTTACCGTCAACCCTAAACCCTCCACCGAGTTTCCTTCCAACCCAAGATGCTGTTTGACAGGGAAGGAGCAGACTGTGAATCGATTCGCACAGGCTGAGAGTAGATGGGGGTATAGTGGCACTAGCGACAGGATTAG ATTTCAGGTAAACAGACGTATTTTTGTGGTTGGGTTTGGTTTGTACGGCTCCATTCACGGCCCAGCAGATTATGCAGTCAATATTCAG ATAATTCATGGCGATACTGACGTCATTCTCGGGCAGAACGATACCGGATTCAGCTGTGATGGTTCAGAGTCTACCTTCAGGGTTATGTTCAAAGAGCCGATCGAAGTACAGCCTTCGATCAGTTACATTGCTAGTGCAACCTTGAAG GGGCCAGACTCCCACTATGGCACTAAGGGCATGAGGAAGGTGGTACACGAGTCTGTATCCAATGGTAAAGTAGTGTTTCAATTCACATATGCATCTGGCAACAACAACGGTACGTCTGTGGAGGACGGACAAATACCGGAGGTCATTTTCTACACATGA
- the LOC117295545 gene encoding very long-chain acyl-CoA synthetase-like, with product MPGSFGNPSGLQIVGAAAATLACVPIATAAALRMKYGPTVFDDLKAIRRQIALSKTLTEMRRKNVKLIDFFESHAREIPEKVFVLYKDEVHTYGGIDDESNKFANFALRSGAIDGKPTVAIFMFNEPNFVVSWLAFNKLGLTTALLNYNLRGDVLLHCIKTCNVKAVACGTDSRLIEALLAILPELDALGVQVWIIGKTLSVELPSGMVYVDTLNECSDPIPRSLRDEVPNDTDALYLFTSGTTGLPKAARIPYYRQLRGSHIQAPLELRGDDVIYAPLPLYHSSACILGFCNVVRVGGTIVLSNFSARRFWDDVRRYRVTVILYIGEICRYLLAQPRREDDGKYSHTIRYLMGNGLGPDIWGEFKRRFNLPHINEFYSATEGTYITINRDGKEGTVGRYHGILKALTDIIVIVQCDLQTSQPLRGTDGHCLISPSGEPGLMLLRITQTLPFEGYLGNKETNEKKLVRNVKKNGDVFFNTGDLMMIDQDGYVYFKDRLGDTFRWKGENIATTEVAHVLNLHPSVQESNVYGVQVPGHDGRAGMASMVLRKDQQLDLKSLYDHVTKSLPLYACPKFLRILKEMDITGTYKHKKTDLAKQGFDLNVISDPLYFMNIETNTYVPLDQDAVLKIVVGQARL from the exons ATGCCCGGGTCATTTGGGAACCCGTCAGGGCTTCAAATTGTCGGTGCAGCCGCTGCAACTTTGGCATGTGTGCCCATCGCGACCGCTGCTGCCCTACGCATGAAGTACGGTCCCACGGTCTTCGATGATCTGAAAGCCATACGGAGGCAAATAGCATTAAGCAAAACTTTAACTGAAATGAGAAGGAAAAACGTCAAGCTGATCGACTTCTTTGAATCCCATGCGAGGGAAATCCCCGAGAAGGTTTTTGTGTTGTATAAAGATGAAGTCCACACGTACGGAGGAATTGACGATGAATCCAACAAGTTCGCCAATTTCGCCCTGAGGAGCGGGGCGATAGACGGCAAGCCCACGGTAGCAATCTTCATGTTCAACGAGCCAAACTTTGTTGTGTCATGGCTGGCCTTCAACAAACTCGGGCTGACGACTGCACTCTTGAACTACAATCTCAGAGGGGATGTTCTGCTACATTGCATCAAAACGTGCAATGTGAAGGCGGTTGCTTGCGGGACAG ATTCCCGCTTAATTGAAGCTTTACTAGCCATCCTGCCTGAACTAGATGCACTCGGGGTACAGGTTTGGATTATTGGCAAAACCTTGAGTGTGGAGCTTCCTTCTGGAATGGTTTATGTCGACACTTTGAATGAATGTAGCGACCCTATACCGAGAAGTCTACGCGATGAGGTCCCAAATGATACTGATGCACTGTACCTTTTTACCTCAGGGACAACAG GTCTTCCAAAGGCAGCCAGGATACCATACTATCGTCAGCTAAGAGGATCTCATATACAAGCACCTCTGGAACTGCGTGGAGATGACGTCATTTATGCGCCGTTGCCTCTGTACCATAGCTCGGCTTGTATCCTTGGCTTCTGTAATGTTGTGCGAGTTG GTGGTACAATCGTCCTAAGCAACTTCTCGGCCCGTCGGTTCTGGGATGACGTCAGAAGATATCGAGTCACAGTGATTCTATACATCGGAGAAATATGCCGCTACCTCCTGGCACAACCAAGG cgTGAGGATGATGGGAAGTACAGTCACACGATCCGCTATTTAATGGGCAATGGTCTCGGTCCTGACATATGGGGAGAATTCAAACGACGTTTCAACCTCCCTCACATCAATGAGTTCTATTCTGCGACTGAAGGAACGTACATAACAATAAATAGGGACGGCAAAGAAGGGACTGTAGGGAGATATCATGGTATTTTAAAG GCATTAACGGACATTATTGTAATAGTGCAGTGCGATTTGCAAACGTCTCAACCACTTCGGGGCACAGACGGTCACTGCCTCATCTCCCCATCAG GTGAACCAGGATTAATGTTGCTGCGAATCACTCAAACTTTGCCATTTGAAGGATACTTGGGGAATAAAGAGACAAATGAGAAGAAACTTGTGAGGAATGTGAAGAAAAATGGAGATGTTTTTTTCAACACGGGAGATCTGATGATGATCGACCAAGATGGATACGTATATTTTAAAGACAGACTTGGAGATACATTCAG GTGGAAAGGTGAGAACATTGCAACGACGGAGGTGGCGCATGTGCTGAATCTACACCCAAGTGTTCAAGAATCAAATGTTTATGGTGTGCAGGTCCCAG GTCATGATGGCCGAGCAGGCATGGCCTCTATGGTACTCAGGAAAGACCAACAACTGGACCTGAAGAGCTTATACGACCACGTGACCAAGTCACTGCCGCTCTACGCGTGTCCAAAGTTTCTACGCATCCTGAAAGAGATGGACATCACAGGGACGTACAAACACAAGAAGACTGACCTGGCCAAACAGGGGTTTGACCTCAATGTCATTTCTGACCCACTTTACTTCATGAATATTGAGACCAATACGTACGTGCCGCTGGATCAGGACGCTGTGCTTAAGATTGTAGTTGGCCAGGCAAGGCTGTAG
- the LOC117295968 gene encoding peptidyl-prolyl cis-trans isomerase FKBP8-like isoform X1 yields MLHVGVKPVTKMEEEKVDSQLGGSDADDPMSISKTEDHHHGDENKQDTPNGHSDDHENPDDDDDDDDSDMPELIDSKPKSATNIEEIGRTEDANKKTSPVNDSDSATTKQEDPEWMDVLGNGALKKKLLKAGQGAATRPQRGELVTLRSKGALDDGSEVDCHESITFVLGEGDVVSAWELCLSLMELGEVAVLKTTPRFAYGENGRTPDIPPNADITYELELLKVEEAPDLEEMSGVDLCSVADKKRERGNELYSRKDYSGAINSYTMALKLLEGAMASEEEASRKAVSELKIKCFNNLAAAQLKIDAYDPALKSCTSVLDLDSENVKALFRKGKVLACLGEYEDAVKTMKEALAKEPSNKVIHQELSRLTSSESKQRQSERQLYQRMVGDMASVTQVNSKKSISMWLVVTLSIVVVIIAIAAAISTKSFELLTW; encoded by the exons ATGCTGCATGTTGGC gTAAAACCTGTCACAAAGATGGAGGAAGAGAAAGTAGACTCACAGCTCGGAGGTAGTGATGCAGACGACCCAATGAGCATCTCTAAGACAGAAGATCATCATCATGGTGATGAAAATAAACAAGATACCCCAAATGGTCACAGTGACGATCATGaaaacccagatgatgatgatgatgacgatgatagCGACATGCCTGAGCTGATAGACTCAAAACCAAAATCAGCGACAAACATTGAAGAAATCGGAAGAACGGAAGACGCAAATAAGAAAACATCTCCAGTAAATGACAGTGACTCAGCGACTACAAAGCAGGAGGATCCTGAATGGATGGATGTGCTTGGTAACGGAGCGCTGAAGAAGAAACTGTTGAAGGCGGGCCAGGGGGCAGCCACTCGACCTCAGAGGGGTGAACTAGTGACCTTGAGAAGTAAAGGGGCATTGGACGATGGGTCAGAGGTCGATTGTCATGAGAGCATCACCTTTGTTCTCGGAGAAGGAGACGTAGTGAGTG CATGGGAGTTGTGTCTTTCTCTGATGGAACTTGGTGAAGTTGCTGTCCTCAAGACAACTCCACGCTTTGCTTACGGTGAAAATGGAAG GACACCAGACATTCCGCCCAATGCAGATATTACTTATGAGCTGGAGTTGTTGAAAGTTGAAGAAGCTCCAGATCTAGAGGAGATGAGTGGAGTTGATCTGTGCTCAGTGGC AGACAAGAAGAGGGAGCGAGGGAATGAACTGTACTCCAGGAAAGATTACTCTGGTGCCATCAACTCATACACAAT GGCACTGAAGCTTCTGGAGGGTGCTATG GCTTCTGAGGAGGAAGCTTCAAGGAAAGCCGTATCGGAACTGAAGATTAAATGTTTCAATAACTTAGCAGCTGCCCAACTCAAG ATCGATGCTTACGACCCAGCCCTGAAGTCTTGCACCAGCGTCTTGGACCTGGACTCTGAAAATGTCAAAGCACTCTTCAGAAAAGGAAAG GTGCTGGCTTGTCTTGGTGAATATGAAGATGCTGTGAAGACGATGAAAGAAGCATTAGCAAAGGAACCTTCAAATAAG GTCATTCATCAAGAGTTATCCCGCCTCACAAGCTCAGAGTCCAAACAGCGGCAGTCTGAGAGACAACTCTATCAGCGTATGGTGGGAGACATGGCCAGTGTCACACAGGTCAACTCCAAAAAATCCATC AGTATGTGGTTAGTGGTTACTTTGAGCATCGTTGTTGTAATTATCGCCATCGCAGCTGCAATTTCCACCAAAAGTTTTGAGCTACTAACCTGGTGA
- the LOC117295968 gene encoding peptidyl-prolyl cis-trans isomerase FKBP8-like isoform X2 has protein sequence MEEEKVDSQLGGSDADDPMSISKTEDHHHGDENKQDTPNGHSDDHENPDDDDDDDDSDMPELIDSKPKSATNIEEIGRTEDANKKTSPVNDSDSATTKQEDPEWMDVLGNGALKKKLLKAGQGAATRPQRGELVTLRSKGALDDGSEVDCHESITFVLGEGDVVSAWELCLSLMELGEVAVLKTTPRFAYGENGRTPDIPPNADITYELELLKVEEAPDLEEMSGVDLCSVADKKRERGNELYSRKDYSGAINSYTMALKLLEGAMASEEEASRKAVSELKIKCFNNLAAAQLKIDAYDPALKSCTSVLDLDSENVKALFRKGKVLACLGEYEDAVKTMKEALAKEPSNKVIHQELSRLTSSESKQRQSERQLYQRMVGDMASVTQVNSKKSISMWLVVTLSIVVVIIAIAAAISTKSFELLTW, from the exons ATGGAGGAAGAGAAAGTAGACTCACAGCTCGGAGGTAGTGATGCAGACGACCCAATGAGCATCTCTAAGACAGAAGATCATCATCATGGTGATGAAAATAAACAAGATACCCCAAATGGTCACAGTGACGATCATGaaaacccagatgatgatgatgatgacgatgatagCGACATGCCTGAGCTGATAGACTCAAAACCAAAATCAGCGACAAACATTGAAGAAATCGGAAGAACGGAAGACGCAAATAAGAAAACATCTCCAGTAAATGACAGTGACTCAGCGACTACAAAGCAGGAGGATCCTGAATGGATGGATGTGCTTGGTAACGGAGCGCTGAAGAAGAAACTGTTGAAGGCGGGCCAGGGGGCAGCCACTCGACCTCAGAGGGGTGAACTAGTGACCTTGAGAAGTAAAGGGGCATTGGACGATGGGTCAGAGGTCGATTGTCATGAGAGCATCACCTTTGTTCTCGGAGAAGGAGACGTAGTGAGTG CATGGGAGTTGTGTCTTTCTCTGATGGAACTTGGTGAAGTTGCTGTCCTCAAGACAACTCCACGCTTTGCTTACGGTGAAAATGGAAG GACACCAGACATTCCGCCCAATGCAGATATTACTTATGAGCTGGAGTTGTTGAAAGTTGAAGAAGCTCCAGATCTAGAGGAGATGAGTGGAGTTGATCTGTGCTCAGTGGC AGACAAGAAGAGGGAGCGAGGGAATGAACTGTACTCCAGGAAAGATTACTCTGGTGCCATCAACTCATACACAAT GGCACTGAAGCTTCTGGAGGGTGCTATG GCTTCTGAGGAGGAAGCTTCAAGGAAAGCCGTATCGGAACTGAAGATTAAATGTTTCAATAACTTAGCAGCTGCCCAACTCAAG ATCGATGCTTACGACCCAGCCCTGAAGTCTTGCACCAGCGTCTTGGACCTGGACTCTGAAAATGTCAAAGCACTCTTCAGAAAAGGAAAG GTGCTGGCTTGTCTTGGTGAATATGAAGATGCTGTGAAGACGATGAAAGAAGCATTAGCAAAGGAACCTTCAAATAAG GTCATTCATCAAGAGTTATCCCGCCTCACAAGCTCAGAGTCCAAACAGCGGCAGTCTGAGAGACAACTCTATCAGCGTATGGTGGGAGACATGGCCAGTGTCACACAGGTCAACTCCAAAAAATCCATC AGTATGTGGTTAGTGGTTACTTTGAGCATCGTTGTTGTAATTATCGCCATCGCAGCTGCAATTTCCACCAAAAGTTTTGAGCTACTAACCTGGTGA
- the LOC117295869 gene encoding protein JTB-like — MDELMEPFYLQHSSWMKRPHLQTVPLLVTFLLCIVTTTWGDDLNNVGGDIAEKVLNEVLGDNDVKLLDTDNKSYGDGVPCWKTETFTTQGPCLACDKIAMQYASYCCGETGFRQLVQCQASNFRIYKSCPKTKWALEKSFWTFEGIILAIWIVSFLVVSLRRRFLDWEALQRVRKQIANSV, encoded by the exons ATGGATGAACTTATGGAGCCATTCTACCTCCAACACAGCAGTTGGATGAAACGACCACACCTACAAACAGTACCTTTGCTTGTTACATTTCTGCTGTGTATCGTCACAACAACTTGGGG AGATGATTTGAACAATGTCGGCGGTGATATAGCGGAAAAAGTATTGAATGAAGTTTTGGGTGACAATGATGTGAAGTTATTGGATACTGACAACAAGTCGTATGGAGACGGTGTTCCGTGCTGGAAGACAGAAACCTTTACCACACAAGGCCCTTGCCTGGCCTGTGACAAAATAGCTATG CAATATGCGAGTTACTGCTGTGGTGAAACGGGATTCCGTCAACTTGTTCAATGTCAAGCATCTAATTTTAGAATTTATAAAAg TTGTCCCAAGACCAAGTGGGCCTTGGAGAAGAGTTTCTGGACATTTGAGGGAATTATTCTAGCGATATGGATCGTGTCTTTCCTCGTTGTTTCCCTTCGGAGGCGGTTCTTGGATTGGGAGGCTCTTCAAAgagtaagaaaacaaatcgcAAACTCTGTCTGA